One window from the genome of Desulfovibrio aminophilus encodes:
- the trbB gene encoding P-type conjugative transfer ATPase TrbB: MTFTDHRQEIIGRGARMLRTALGPAIARFLEDPSVIEIMLNPDGRIWIDRLSEGLADTGERLSAADGERIVRLVAHHVGAEVHSRSPRVSAELPESGERFEGLLPPVVDAPAFAIRKPAVAVFTLDDYVEAGIMTRFQAEALRLAVATRANILVAGGTSTGKTTLTNALLAEVSKGADRVIIIEDTRELQCTAENKVPMRSVDEVIDLLELSRATMRFRPDRIIVGEVRGPEALGLLKLWGTGHPGGIGTLHAGSALGALHRLEQLVQEAVITVPRSLIGEAINLVAVLAGRGSARRLAELARIDGLDPAGNYRITPITPDPEGDSE, translated from the coding sequence ATGACCTTTACCGACCACAGACAGGAAATCATCGGGCGCGGGGCACGCATGTTGCGCACCGCGCTCGGCCCGGCCATCGCCCGATTTCTGGAAGACCCCTCCGTTATCGAGATCATGCTGAACCCCGATGGCCGCATCTGGATAGATCGGCTTTCGGAAGGTCTGGCCGATACCGGCGAACGCCTGTCCGCTGCCGATGGCGAGCGCATCGTGCGGCTGGTCGCGCATCATGTCGGCGCGGAGGTCCATTCCCGCAGCCCGCGCGTCTCCGCGGAACTGCCGGAGAGCGGGGAGCGGTTCGAGGGCTTGTTGCCGCCCGTCGTTGATGCGCCGGCCTTTGCCATCCGCAAGCCCGCCGTCGCCGTCTTCACGCTGGACGACTACGTGGAGGCGGGCATCATGACCCGGTTTCAGGCAGAGGCATTGCGGTTGGCCGTTGCCACACGCGCCAACATCCTTGTGGCCGGCGGAACATCGACCGGCAAGACCACACTGACCAACGCGCTCCTGGCGGAAGTCTCAAAGGGCGCTGATCGGGTCATCATCATCGAGGACACGCGCGAACTGCAATGCACCGCCGAGAACAAGGTGCCCATGCGCAGCGTGGACGAGGTGATCGACCTCCTCGAGCTGTCGCGCGCGACCATGCGTTTCCGGCCTGACCGCATCATCGTCGGCGAGGTGCGCGGCCCGGAAGCACTCGGGCTTCTTAAGCTCTGGGGCACCGGCCATCCAGGCGGCATCGGCACCCTTCACGCCGGCTCCGCGCTCGGCGCACTCCATCGTCTCGAACAGCTTGTCCAGGAAGCCGTCATCACGGTCCCCCGGTCGCTGATCGGTGAGGCCATCAACCTTGTGGCGGTCCTGGCCGGGCGCGGTTCCGCGCGACGGCTGGCCGAACTTGCCCGCATCGATGGGCTCGATCCCGCCGGCAACTACCGCATCACCCCGATTACCCCCGATCCAGAAGGAGATTCCGAATGA
- a CDS encoding conjugal transfer protein TraG: MRGGRILWGQIAVVFAIVLVTTWAATQWTAFRLGFQPQLGAPWFELAGLPIYYPPAFFWWWFSFDAYAPAIFVEGGIIAVSGGFLAIAAAIFMSIIRARAARNVATYGSARWADDREIRSAGLLGPDGVVLGRHTQDYLRHDGPEHVLCFAPTRSGKGVGLVVPTLLTWPASAIVHDIKGENWTLTAGFRAKHGRVLLFDPTNARSSAYNPLLEVRQGEWEVRDVQNIADILVDPEGSLDKRNHWEKTSHSLLVGAILHVLYAENDKTLAGVANFLSDPRRPVEATLRAMMDTPHLGEAGVHPVIASSARELLNKSENERSGVLSTAMSFLGLYRDPVVARVTARCDWRIADLVGSRQPVTLYLVVPPSDINRTKPLIRLILNQIGRRLTEELSTSGKRHRLLLMLDEFPALGRLDFFESALAFMAGYGIKGFLIAQSLNQIERAYGPNNAILDNCHVRVSFATNDERTAKRVSDALGTATELRDSTNYAGHRLAPWLGHLMVSRQETARPLLTPGEIMQLPPTDEIVMVAGTPPIRATKARYFDDARFQERILTPPDLTAAPLAPSPSADDWSGRVVAAESRSATRDADGAEGDSANAGIRREPELPSQEEIVAPPPSPEQEFEFLDDEPDVDAAKARAMRQRMRMVARQVAMNPDDGIEL; this comes from the coding sequence ATGCGCGGAGGCCGAATCCTTTGGGGTCAAATCGCTGTCGTCTTCGCCATCGTTTTGGTGACGACATGGGCAGCGACGCAATGGACAGCGTTCCGCCTCGGCTTCCAGCCGCAGCTTGGAGCACCATGGTTCGAGCTGGCGGGCCTGCCGATCTATTATCCGCCCGCCTTCTTCTGGTGGTGGTTTTCCTTCGACGCCTATGCGCCCGCGATCTTCGTCGAGGGCGGCATCATCGCGGTATCGGGCGGCTTCCTCGCCATCGCCGCCGCCATCTTCATGTCGATCATCCGGGCGCGGGCAGCACGCAACGTCGCCACATACGGATCGGCGCGATGGGCCGATGATCGGGAAATCCGCAGCGCCGGCTTGCTCGGCCCGGATGGCGTGGTCCTCGGCCGTCATACCCAAGACTATCTGCGCCATGACGGTCCCGAGCATGTCCTATGCTTCGCGCCGACCAGAAGCGGCAAAGGCGTCGGATTGGTGGTGCCGACGCTGCTGACATGGCCCGCATCCGCCATCGTCCACGACATAAAAGGCGAGAACTGGACGCTGACAGCGGGCTTCCGCGCGAAGCATGGTCGCGTCCTGCTGTTCGATCCGACCAATGCCAGATCGTCCGCCTACAACCCGTTGCTGGAGGTCAGGCAAGGCGAGTGGGAGGTCAGGGACGTTCAGAATATCGCGGATATTCTGGTCGATCCCGAAGGCAGCCTCGACAAACGCAACCATTGGGAAAAGACCAGCCATAGCCTGCTGGTCGGCGCGATCCTGCATGTCCTCTATGCCGAGAACGACAAGACGCTGGCGGGCGTCGCCAACTTCCTGTCCGATCCACGCCGCCCGGTCGAGGCGACCTTACGCGCGATGATGGACACGCCGCATCTCGGGGAGGCTGGCGTTCATCCCGTCATCGCGTCATCGGCCCGCGAGCTGTTGAACAAGAGCGAGAACGAGCGCAGCGGCGTCCTTTCCACAGCCATGTCATTTCTCGGCCTCTACCGCGATCCGGTGGTTGCGCGGGTGACGGCACGATGCGACTGGCGGATTGCCGATCTGGTCGGCAGCCGCCAGCCCGTCACGCTCTATCTGGTCGTGCCGCCGTCCGACATAAACCGCACCAAGCCGCTCATCCGCTTGATCCTCAACCAGATCGGCAGGCGGTTGACCGAGGAATTGTCCACGTCCGGCAAGCGCCATCGCTTGTTGTTGATGCTCGACGAGTTTCCGGCGCTCGGCAGATTGGATTTTTTCGAGTCCGCCTTGGCCTTCATGGCGGGCTACGGCATCAAAGGCTTCCTGATCGCGCAGAGTCTCAATCAAATCGAGCGCGCTTATGGGCCGAACAACGCCATTCTCGACAACTGCCATGTGCGCGTGAGCTTTGCGACCAATGACGAACGCACCGCCAAAAGGGTGAGCGACGCGCTCGGCACCGCGACCGAGCTGCGCGATTCCACCAACTATGCCGGGCACCGGCTGGCCCCGTGGCTCGGGCATCTCATGGTGTCGCGGCAGGAGACGGCCCGGCCGCTGCTCACGCCGGGAGAGATCATGCAGCTTCCGCCCACGGACGAAATCGTCATGGTGGCGGGCACGCCGCCGATCCGCGCGACCAAGGCTCGCTATTTCGACGATGCGCGGTTTCAGGAACGCATCCTGACCCCGCCCGATCTGACCGCCGCTCCGCTGGCGCCCAGCCCATCCGCCGATGATTGGTCCGGCCGCGTGGTCGCGGCGGAAAGCCGTTCTGCGACGCGCGACGCAGACGGGGCCGAGGGTGATTCGGCCAATGCCGGCATCCGCCGCGAGCCGGAATTGCCAAGCCAAGAGGAAATCGTCGCCCCGCCGCCGTCGCCCGAACAGGAGTTCGAGTTTCTGGACGACGAGCCGGACGTTGACGCCGCCAAGGCCCGCGCCATGCGCCAGCGCATGAGGATGGTGGCGCGGCAGGTCGCCATGAACCCCGATGATGGAATCGAGCTTTGA
- a CDS encoding CopG family transcriptional regulator, with amino-acid sequence MTTRTRMNVYFDPELLKQVDMLALRRNVSKSAIVEAAVASFLSGDAADRLEAAMSRRLDRIGRQIDILDEDLAVLGETVSLFVYFWLAATPPQPESAQASARAKGAERFEGFMQTLGKRLATGDRFLKELSRDVDSFPQDQSGADDDRS; translated from the coding sequence ATGACCACCCGCACCCGCATGAATGTCTATTTCGATCCCGAACTGCTGAAGCAGGTCGACATGTTGGCGCTGCGCCGCAACGTGTCGAAATCCGCCATCGTTGAGGCCGCCGTCGCCTCCTTCCTGTCCGGCGACGCGGCGGATCGGCTGGAAGCGGCCATGTCGCGCCGCCTGGACAGGATCGGCCGCCAGATCGACATACTCGACGAAGATCTCGCGGTGCTTGGCGAAACCGTCTCGCTGTTCGTCTATTTCTGGCTTGCCGCCACGCCGCCGCAGCCCGAAAGCGCCCAGGCCTCGGCCCGCGCCAAGGGGGCCGAACGGTTCGAGGGATTCATGCAAACCCTCGGCAAGCGGCTGGCAACCGGCGACAGGTTCCTGAAAGAGCTTTCGCGCGACGTCGATTCGTTTCCGCAGGATCAGTCCGGCGCGGACGACGACCGATCCTGA
- a CDS encoding VirB3 family type IV secretion system protein has protein sequence MAGGLEQLDAVPGFSIPVHRALTEHILLGGAPRSIAIMNGTLAGAVGLGLRLWLVGIAIWAIGHFAAVWAAKRDPQFVEVGRRHLRIPGHLAA, from the coding sequence ATGGCGGGCGGCCTAGAACAGCTCGACGCGGTGCCGGGATTCTCGATCCCGGTCCACCGGGCGTTGACCGAGCATATTCTGCTCGGCGGCGCACCGCGCTCCATCGCCATCATGAACGGAACGCTCGCGGGGGCCGTGGGCCTCGGCCTGCGCCTCTGGCTGGTCGGCATCGCCATATGGGCAATCGGCCATTTCGCAGCCGTATGGGCTGCGAAGCGCGATCCCCAATTCGTCGAGGTCGGGCGCAGGCATCTGCGCATCCCCGGCCATCTGGCGGCGTGA
- the trbE gene encoding conjugal transfer protein TrbE, giving the protein MMNLSEYRRTATRLADYLPWAALIGSGVVLNKDGSFQRTAKFRGPDLDSAVAAELVAVAGRINNAVRRLGSGWSIFVEAQRSEAATYPGSTFPDPASALVDAERKAGFEEAGTHFVSGYFLTFLWLPPAEEAARAETWLYEGREKTGVDPWELLRAFIDRTDRVLALLDGFMPECYWLDDGQTLTYLHSTISTNRHRVRVPEVPMYLDALLADQPLIGGLEPRLGGAHLRVLTIVGFPTATTPGLLDEMNRLPFPYRWSTRAILLDKTDATRLLTKIRRQWFAKRKSIAAILKEVMTNEASALVDTDAANKALDADMALQELGADVAGMAYVTATITVWDADPRIADEKLRLVEKIVQGRDFTAMPESVNAVDAWLGSLPGHAYANVRQPPISTLNLAHMIPLSAVWAGPERDEHFGDAPLLYARTEGSTPFRLSLHVGDVGHTLVVGPTGAGKSVLLALMALQFRRYEASQVFAFDFGGSIRAASLAMGGDWHDLGGGLTDGAEASVSLQPLAHIHDTYERAWAADWIAAILMREGIAITPEVKEYLWTALTSLASAPVEERTITGLAVLLQSNDLKQALRPFCVGGAYGRLLDAEAEHLGSADVQAFEIEGLVGTGAAPAVLAYLFHRIGDRLDGRPTLLIIDEGWLALDDEGFAGQLREWLKTLRKKNASVIFATQSLSDIDGSNIAPAIMESCPTRLLLPNERAIEPQITAIYRRFGLNDRQIEILARATPKRDYYCQSRRGNRLFELGLSEVGLALCAASAKSDQTLIAQIVTEAGRDGFLAEWLRARGVEWAAELIPNLTNLVDRPESAAPARLGARPTQEILP; this is encoded by the coding sequence ATGATGAACCTTTCCGAATACCGCCGTACCGCCACCCGGCTCGCCGACTATCTGCCATGGGCCGCATTGATCGGCTCCGGCGTCGTCTTGAACAAGGACGGCAGTTTCCAAAGGACGGCGAAGTTTCGCGGTCCCGATCTGGATTCCGCTGTCGCCGCCGAACTGGTCGCCGTCGCCGGCCGCATCAACAATGCCGTGCGCCGTCTCGGATCGGGGTGGAGCATCTTTGTCGAGGCGCAGCGCAGCGAAGCCGCGACCTATCCCGGCAGCACCTTTCCCGATCCCGCGTCGGCGCTGGTCGATGCCGAGCGCAAGGCCGGTTTCGAGGAAGCGGGCACGCATTTCGTGTCGGGCTACTTCCTGACCTTCCTCTGGCTGCCCCCGGCCGAGGAAGCCGCCCGCGCCGAAACATGGCTCTACGAGGGCCGCGAGAAAACCGGCGTGGACCCGTGGGAGCTGCTGCGCGCCTTCATCGACCGCACCGACCGCGTGCTGGCACTTCTCGACGGTTTCATGCCCGAGTGCTATTGGCTCGATGACGGCCAGACGCTCACCTACCTCCATTCGACCATATCGACCAACCGGCATCGCGTGCGCGTGCCGGAAGTGCCGATGTATCTGGACGCGCTGCTGGCTGACCAGCCCTTGATCGGCGGGCTGGAGCCGCGCCTTGGCGGCGCGCATCTGCGCGTGCTGACCATCGTGGGATTCCCGACCGCGACGACGCCGGGCCTGCTCGACGAAATGAACCGCCTGCCGTTCCCCTACAGGTGGAGCACCCGCGCGATCCTGCTCGACAAGACCGACGCGACGCGGCTGCTCACCAAGATCAGGCGGCAATGGTTCGCCAAGCGCAAGAGCATCGCCGCGATTCTGAAAGAGGTAATGACCAACGAGGCGTCCGCCCTCGTGGACACCGACGCGGCCAACAAGGCGCTCGACGCCGACATGGCCTTGCAGGAGCTTGGGGCGGACGTGGCGGGCATGGCCTATGTCACGGCCACCATCACCGTATGGGATGCCGACCCGCGCATTGCCGACGAGAAGCTGCGCCTGGTCGAGAAGATCGTTCAGGGCCGCGACTTCACCGCCATGCCCGAGAGCGTCAACGCGGTTGACGCATGGCTCGGCAGCCTGCCCGGACACGCCTACGCCAATGTCCGCCAGCCACCCATCAGCACATTGAATCTCGCCCACATGATCCCGCTTTCAGCGGTGTGGGCGGGGCCGGAACGGGACGAGCATTTCGGCGACGCTCCATTGCTTTACGCTAGGACCGAAGGCTCAACGCCGTTCCGGCTAAGTCTCCATGTCGGCGACGTAGGTCACACCCTTGTCGTCGGCCCCACGGGCGCGGGCAAATCCGTGCTGCTCGCCCTCATGGCCTTGCAGTTCCGGCGCTACGAGGCCAGCCAAGTCTTCGCCTTCGACTTCGGCGGTTCGATCCGCGCCGCGTCGCTCGCCATGGGCGGCGACTGGCACGATCTTGGCGGCGGATTGACCGATGGGGCCGAGGCGTCCGTCTCGCTCCAGCCGCTCGCCCACATCCACGACACCTATGAACGGGCATGGGCGGCGGACTGGATCGCCGCCATCCTCATGCGGGAAGGCATCGCGATCACGCCCGAGGTCAAAGAGTATCTTTGGACGGCGCTGACTTCGCTCGCCTCGGCTCCGGTCGAGGAACGCACGATCACCGGCCTTGCGGTGCTATTGCAATCCAACGATCTGAAACAGGCGCTCCGACCGTTCTGCGTCGGCGGTGCCTATGGCCGGCTGCTCGACGCCGAAGCCGAACACCTCGGCTCGGCCGATGTGCAGGCGTTCGAGATCGAGGGGCTTGTCGGGACCGGCGCGGCCCCGGCCGTGCTCGCCTATCTGTTCCATCGTATCGGCGACCGACTCGACGGCCGACCCACGTTGCTCATCATCGACGAGGGTTGGCTTGCGCTCGACGACGAGGGTTTCGCCGGCCAGCTCCGCGAATGGCTGAAAACGCTGCGCAAGAAAAACGCCAGCGTCATCTTCGCCACGCAAAGCCTGTCCGACATTGACGGCAGCAACATCGCGCCCGCGATTATGGAGAGCTGCCCGACGCGGCTCTTGCTGCCGAACGAGCGCGCCATCGAACCGCAGATCACGGCCATCTATCGCCGCTTCGGCCTCAATGACCGGCAGATCGAAATCCTCGCACGGGCCACGCCCAAGCGCGACTACTACTGCCAGTCGAGGCGCGGCAATCGCCTGTTCGAGCTGGGCTTGTCCGAAGTCGGCCTCGCGCTTTGCGCCGCATCGGCCAAATCCGACCAGACGCTCATTGCACAGATCGTCACTGAGGCCGGCCGCGACGGCTTCCTCGCCGAATGGCTGCGCGCGCGCGGCGTCGAGTGGGCGGCGGAGTTGATCCCCAACCTCACCAATCTTGTCGACCGACCGGAATCCGCCGCGCCGGCCCGGCTCGGTGCCCGCCCCACACAGGAGATTCTTCCATGA
- a CDS encoding LysR family transcriptional regulator: MGRLKKKSRLNPPSHQLSLGRIPLASLIQTLAVAEHLSFYRAAQALGTSQSNVSARIKALEQDLGILLFERNTRGVRLTEAGRLFVERVAAGVDQLDHAVKTAGMAASGECGRLRVGIHALMPRSFLAELIAQFREDHPGIDVEITEGTAREAVMQLRADRLDVAFVAGAPELPDYHARPIWTEPLVVVLPENHRLAGRPEITWADLVGETFLVRHGGTGPQVHDHIVLRLAGLWPAPSIQRFDVGRGTLLSMVGQGFGVTIVGAATAQLPSTGIVFLPLADEPEPVPFSAVWSPFNRNAALRNLLMLAGTMGRQGDSRSRLRSSNRVTVNTEATHPIYRR; encoded by the coding sequence ATGGGCAGGCTGAAGAAAAAGAGCAGGTTAAATCCGCCAAGCCATCAACTTAGTTTGGGGCGCATTCCACTTGCATCGTTGATCCAGACGCTTGCCGTCGCCGAACATCTCAGCTTCTACCGCGCCGCCCAGGCGCTCGGCACCAGCCAGTCCAACGTCAGCGCGAGGATCAAAGCGCTGGAGCAAGACCTCGGCATCCTTCTGTTCGAGCGCAATACCAGAGGCGTCCGCCTTACCGAGGCTGGGCGCCTCTTTGTCGAGCGGGTCGCCGCCGGCGTCGATCAACTCGACCATGCGGTGAAGACTGCTGGTATGGCGGCGTCGGGAGAGTGCGGCCGACTGCGCGTCGGTATCCATGCTCTGATGCCGCGCAGCTTTCTTGCCGAACTGATCGCGCAATTCCGCGAAGACCATCCTGGCATCGACGTCGAGATCACCGAAGGCACAGCCCGCGAGGCGGTGATGCAGCTTCGCGCCGACCGGTTGGATGTGGCGTTCGTGGCGGGGGCTCCCGAACTGCCCGACTACCACGCCCGTCCGATCTGGACCGAGCCGCTGGTGGTTGTGCTGCCGGAGAATCATCGCCTTGCCGGACGACCGGAGATCACCTGGGCCGATCTGGTGGGAGAGACGTTCCTTGTTCGGCATGGCGGCACTGGACCGCAGGTTCATGACCATATCGTGCTGCGTCTGGCAGGGCTTTGGCCCGCACCGTCGATCCAGCGCTTCGACGTGGGGCGGGGAACGCTACTGTCCATGGTTGGGCAGGGTTTCGGCGTCACCATCGTCGGTGCCGCCACGGCGCAACTGCCGTCAACGGGCATCGTGTTCCTGCCGTTGGCCGATGAGCCAGAGCCAGTCCCTTTCTCGGCTGTCTGGTCGCCGTTCAATCGCAACGCCGCGCTGCGCAACCTGCTTATGCTCGCAGGCACGATGGGCCGCCAAGGCGATTCGCGAAGCCGTCTGCGCAGTAGTAACAGGGTGACCGTGAACACCGAAGCAACCCATCCTATATACCGCCGATAA
- a CDS encoding TrbC/VirB2 family protein encodes MIRHAMRLRRHVATAAAVTYVSLFVAPAAHASGSSMPWEAPLQSILQSIEGPVAKIIAVIIIIVTGLTLAFGDTSGGFRRLIQIVFGLSIAFAASSFFLSFFSFGGGALV; translated from the coding sequence ATGATCCGTCATGCCATGCGCCTGCGCCGCCACGTCGCCACGGCCGCAGCCGTCACCTATGTCAGCCTGTTCGTGGCCCCGGCCGCCCATGCCTCCGGTTCGTCGATGCCGTGGGAGGCACCGCTTCAAAGCATCCTCCAGTCCATTGAGGGGCCGGTCGCCAAGATCATCGCCGTCATCATCATCATCGTGACGGGCCTGACCCTCGCGTTCGGCGATACCAGCGGCGGCTTCCGTCGCCTGATCCAGATCGTGTTCGGCCTCAGCATCGCGTTCGCCGCGTCGAGCTTTTTCCTGTCATTCTTCTCCTTCGGCGGCGGGGCGCTCGTTTAA